The following are encoded in a window of Mycolicibacterium tusciae JS617 genomic DNA:
- a CDS encoding SDR family oxidoreductase has product MDWTPDRDALRGRVAVVAGATRGAGRGIAAALGEAGATVICTGRSSVSGNEQSDYDRPETIEETADLVTQLGGTGIAVQVDHLDIAAVGSLADRIADDHGAIDILVNDIWGAEVLKGGPPLWHRPIWEHDLADGLRILRLGIDTHLITSHCLLPLLVGKPGGLLVEVTDGTKSFNDDNYRLSVFYDLAKTAVNRLAYSHGHELQGFGATAVAVTPGWLRSEMMLDNWGVTEENWHVALDPLRSDGPVAPPGFAVSETPRYVGRGVAAMAADARRSRFNQQSVTSAELARDYGFTDLDGRQPDGWASG; this is encoded by the coding sequence ATGGACTGGACTCCGGATAGAGATGCGCTGCGCGGTCGGGTGGCCGTCGTGGCGGGGGCGACGCGCGGTGCCGGACGCGGCATCGCCGCAGCGCTCGGTGAGGCCGGGGCGACAGTCATCTGCACCGGGCGCAGCAGCGTGTCCGGCAACGAGCAGTCCGACTACGACCGCCCGGAAACGATCGAGGAGACCGCCGACCTCGTCACCCAACTAGGCGGCACCGGCATTGCCGTGCAGGTCGACCACCTCGATATCGCCGCGGTGGGCAGCCTTGCCGACCGAATCGCCGACGACCACGGCGCGATCGACATCCTCGTCAACGACATCTGGGGTGCGGAGGTCCTCAAGGGCGGACCACCGCTGTGGCACAGGCCGATCTGGGAGCACGACCTCGCCGACGGTCTTCGGATCCTGCGGCTCGGCATCGACACGCATCTGATTACGTCGCACTGCCTGCTACCGCTGCTGGTCGGCAAGCCCGGTGGACTCCTCGTCGAAGTGACCGACGGGACAAAGAGTTTCAACGACGACAACTACCGATTGTCGGTGTTCTATGACCTCGCCAAGACCGCGGTGAACAGGCTCGCCTACAGCCACGGCCACGAACTGCAGGGCTTCGGTGCTACCGCGGTGGCGGTGACGCCCGGCTGGCTGCGGTCGGAGATGATGCTCGACAACTGGGGCGTCACCGAGGAGAACTGGCATGTCGCGCTGGACCCCCTGCGGTCCGACGGTCCTGTCGCTCCCCCGGGCTTTGCCGTCTCGGAGACGCCCCGGTACGTGGGACGCGGGGTGGCCGCGATGGCCGCGGACGCACGCCGATCGCGGTTCAACCAGCAATCCGTGACGTCGGCCGAGCTCGCGCGCGATTACGGATTCACCGACCTCGACGGCCGCCAGCCTGACGGTTGGGCGTCCGGATAG
- a CDS encoding N-acyl-D-amino-acid deacylase family protein, with the protein MAYDTIITNGRWFDGSGSPSAVRNIGIRDGHVAAITDAELDPTDCPRVIDATGQWVLPGMIDIHTHYDVEVLVGPALTESLRHGVTTVMLGSCSLSTVHVGGVDAGDIFGRVEAIPREHVIGAVDAHKTWTNCEEYIAALEARPLGPNVAAFIGHSDMRAATMGLDRATQKGQRPTRSEQAQMEKWLDEALRAGFVGMSSQQLLFDKLDGEVCRSRTLPSTYAKPRELRRLKSKLRRAGRVLQSGPDIENPLSLGSQLAQSLGIFRNPLKTSLLSAADVKSNPYAIKVLGPLARLVNRLGGNFRWQHLPVPFEVYADGIDLVVFEEFGAGAAALHLRDEVARNELLRDESYRRQFRREYESKFGMRVWQRDFFDAEIVACPDEAVVGKSFGQVGLDRGGRHPVDAFLDLVLEHGTALRWRTTISNHRPDVLKKLARDSGIQMGFSDAGAHLRNMAFYNMNLRFLRHVQEAQKAGKPFMTVEQAVHRLTGELADWYRIDAGHLRIGDRADIVVIDPERLDESLEAYAEAPVEQYGGLSRMVNRNDDTVRAVLVGGRAAFLNGESTDLVGAQRIGRFLRAAHKAPAHSNQESELSSVS; encoded by the coding sequence GTGGCGTACGACACCATCATCACGAACGGCCGCTGGTTCGACGGCTCGGGCTCACCGTCGGCCGTGCGCAACATCGGCATCCGCGATGGTCACGTCGCTGCCATCACCGACGCCGAGCTCGATCCGACGGACTGCCCTCGAGTCATCGACGCCACGGGCCAGTGGGTCCTGCCCGGCATGATCGACATCCACACCCACTACGACGTCGAGGTACTGGTCGGTCCGGCGCTGACGGAATCGCTCCGCCATGGCGTGACCACTGTGATGCTCGGATCCTGCTCGCTGTCCACCGTCCACGTCGGCGGTGTGGACGCAGGCGACATCTTCGGGCGCGTTGAGGCGATCCCCCGCGAGCATGTCATCGGCGCTGTCGACGCCCACAAGACCTGGACCAACTGCGAGGAGTACATCGCAGCGCTGGAGGCGCGGCCGCTCGGGCCCAACGTGGCCGCATTCATCGGGCACTCGGATATGCGTGCCGCGACAATGGGATTGGACCGTGCGACCCAGAAAGGGCAGCGGCCGACCAGAAGCGAACAGGCCCAGATGGAGAAGTGGCTCGACGAGGCGCTACGCGCCGGGTTCGTCGGAATGTCTTCTCAACAACTGCTTTTCGACAAGCTCGACGGCGAAGTCTGCCGGTCCCGCACATTGCCTTCGACGTACGCCAAGCCGCGAGAACTGCGCCGCCTCAAGTCCAAGCTGCGCCGGGCGGGCCGGGTTCTGCAGTCCGGACCCGACATCGAGAACCCGCTGAGCCTCGGGTCGCAGCTCGCCCAGTCACTCGGAATCTTCCGCAACCCGCTGAAAACCAGCCTGCTGTCGGCCGCCGACGTCAAATCGAATCCATATGCCATCAAAGTGCTGGGCCCGTTGGCCCGCTTGGTCAACCGCCTCGGCGGCAACTTCCGCTGGCAGCACCTGCCGGTGCCCTTCGAGGTGTACGCCGACGGCATCGATCTCGTCGTCTTCGAAGAGTTCGGGGCAGGCGCGGCGGCGCTGCACCTACGCGACGAGGTCGCGCGCAATGAGCTGCTTCGCGACGAGTCGTATCGTAGACAGTTCCGCAGGGAGTACGAGAGCAAGTTCGGGATGCGGGTGTGGCAGCGCGACTTTTTCGACGCCGAGATTGTCGCCTGCCCCGACGAGGCGGTGGTCGGCAAGTCATTCGGCCAGGTGGGCCTCGATCGCGGCGGCCGCCACCCCGTTGACGCCTTCCTCGACCTGGTTCTCGAGCACGGCACGGCGCTGCGCTGGCGCACGACGATCTCCAACCACCGGCCCGACGTGCTCAAGAAGCTGGCCCGAGATTCCGGCATTCAGATGGGCTTCTCCGACGCCGGCGCCCACCTTCGCAACATGGCGTTCTACAACATGAACCTGCGATTCCTGCGCCACGTCCAGGAGGCGCAGAAAGCCGGCAAGCCGTTCATGACGGTCGAGCAGGCAGTCCACCGGCTCACCGGTGAACTCGCCGACTGGTATCGCATCGACGCCGGCCATCTACGTATCGGCGACCGCGCCGACATCGTCGTGATCGATCCCGAACGGCTGGACGAATCGCTGGAGGCCTACGCCGAGGCGCCGGTCGAGCAGTACGGCGGCCTGTCGCGGATGGTCAACCGCAACGACGACACGGTTCGGGCGGTGTTGGTCGGTGGACGCGCGGCTTTCCTCAACGGC